In one Populus nigra chromosome 12, ddPopNigr1.1, whole genome shotgun sequence genomic region, the following are encoded:
- the LOC133668982 gene encoding uncharacterized protein LOC133668982, which produces MRTLLNSRPLTPPPPFLTSNFHSSPPPCTLFHYSFRPNKRIHFLTPCSSLKQRKKQPQTLRKTNAPQSLRWFLNPKGDDSDDKIKGDGGEAEEGLEGDTAFKGTLLAGVLLVGVVGGFGAVGYIYKDQINAFLNQFSGFIEGYGPAGYALFVAVYAGLEILAIPAIPLTMSAGLLFGSLIGTIIVSISGTVAASIAFLIARYFARERILKLVQGNKKFLAIDKAIGENGFKVVTLLRLSPLLPFSLGNYLYGLTSVKFIPYVLGSWLGMLPGTWAYVSAGAFGRAIIQEESEIGLGGGNGGLWTLGLGLLVTAIAATYVTRLAKDAVKDIE; this is translated from the exons ATGCGCACCCTCCTCAACTCAAGGCCTCTAACACCTCCACCACCATTTCTCACGTCAAATTTCCATTCTTCTCCTCCGCCTTGCACTCTCTTTCACTACAGCTTTAGACCTAACAAGCGAATTCATTTCTTAACTCCTTGTTCTTctttaaagcaaagaaagaaacaacCACAGACTCTTAGAAAGACTAATGCCCCGCAAAGTTTAAGGTGGTTCTTGAATCCAAAAGGTGATGATAGTGATGATAAGATTAAAGGTGATGGTGGTGAAGCTGAAGAGGGATTGGAGGGAGACACTGCATTCAAAGGTACCCTTTTGGCTGGAGTCTTGTTGGTTGGTGTTGTTGGTGGGTTTGGTGCTGTCGGGTATATCTATAAGGATCAGATTAATGCTTTCTTGAACCAGTTTTCTGGGTTTATTGAAG GTTATGGACCAGCTGGATATGCTTTATTTGTAGCAGTTTATGCAGGATTGGAA ATCCTTGCAATTCCTGCAATTCCATTAACCATGTCAGCAGGTCTTCTTTTTGGCTCTCTTATTGGCaccattattgtctccataagtGGAACG GTTGCTGCAAGCATCGCATTTCTGATAGCTAGATATTTTGCTCGTGAGCGAATTCTTAAACTAGttcaaggaaataaaaaatttcttgcaATTGACAAAGCAATTGGGGAAAATGGGTTCAAAGTTGTCACCCTTCTTCGTTTGAGCCCTTTGCTTCCATTTTCTCTTGGGAATTATTTGTACGGATTGACATCTGTTAAGTTCATCCCCTATGTCTTGGGAAG TTGGTTGGGGATGCTTCCAGGAACATGGGCTTATGTGAGTGCTGGTGCATTTGGCCGTGCAATTATT CAAGAGGAATCTGAGATCGGATTAGGCGGAGGTAATGGTGGGCTTTGGACTCTTGGACTGGGATTATTGGTCACGGCAATTGCTGCAACTTATGTAACACGGCTTGCTAAG GATGCTGTAAAAGATATTGAGTAG